A genomic window from Pecten maximus chromosome 2, xPecMax1.1, whole genome shotgun sequence includes:
- the LOC117321577 gene encoding uncharacterized protein LOC117321577, which yields MSESNWDSQGMTTDREIPDRMVQKSSLFQKLKLKKHRVRRLMGSVDSAMESDDVVSSFESSEFDLTSQHSSSDEGDSGYGSTRDRRRKLVKTHQKCDIKASTTSVKDARKEHAPKSKQAPPFGFAYYGITPDMISGQNVSHPESEADQRHANVGFIPVLTHMFPQYPGSVGNTVDTESSGQNEPPNTSGIKPVILTQFPPTFIMTAKGPVPIISNCGPGGFPQFPMLNMNHSEQKKTEQFVQMVTPNQLAGMQVSQGQCENQSQTDDTYTQKEQLKTKTQDYSFIEHYTNGSFVYKGILKKGDCMTSENDPFPMATVSQACPNDEQEEQLVCAICNDRATGLHYGIITCEGCKGFFKRTVQNKRVYNCVGNGNCVINKLQRNRCQFCRFKKCLQMGMVLAAVREDRMPGGRNSGAVYNLYKVKYKKHKKKDQMVKLFKEQVAQIKVDGSGNKIETEMVTESKRLPVPFRVSFNKEGMPQFVQKEHRSQFRPGSTFSRSAKLSTSKQIPWESDMDRTSVPSETELSQITYSRASCSTNSMCSSDGQTPILPSAASSFTDEEQCYVPTESLGGQTCLTYDKRYANDSANGGSSVLAQRSVHANCRKNNHLLSLLESSHPPIKDESEPRYKTQCNSTVTSQANCFTYRTVPQYTRETAPEFSFAKPDGMQKCMDFNIARTTTDSVPMVNDPHRLLSSRTSIEGIATDRDELNSQTRENVDRSDDVTESMCGHYKCHATQLCHYQQGNFPRVKNREASERDTYKQLTRDCRLSDYATNEDRFSSTLVTQKACQLKRYSLDNSFSEHLSETQDQKSLEECCKETQSYPPSECLSHPLINDYTSERRYYPCKSDTQGFVQRLTSQETVAHRYRNTNHSPETLKTNDSNERQNTFAQNYLQDQRSLPLSTGSIGLPTPDQGTCDCRHSGHNPEATAGIQTGDATGNDMKTSRVSLSHQDIKSLPSWHPQHGEHPDYRSEPVWNIDRQTPVNHEGKLALSNKRSHDNSNINQRHELLINQNRFHDGHCCKMTCDSFHRINEPAPDNHTPEEEQVLAENHRSDRNVHKDGLRFNSTISDRTSFESRIHASESSLSSSDQELRTPEIHRQLIQGLVDCNTLLNISGSINFDDNDWIQSDMTNNFCRLADEIVDKLVAWTRHLPFYNDIPLNVQSRILTNRWHELLVLITTSRRTLALQEDHRSSDMTYKMLLNLNMQKLDSYLSRMYKEPVNLDKHKVQDIMERLTMIMFRFLQMRIGVREFVSLQVILLLNHNESAYHAKVESIQNRYTKALEWYVKRTFPQDPTRLRELLIRLPEIQTASSLLLKNKMIYIPFFINA from the exons ATGTCGGAAAGTAACTGG GACAGCCAAGGTATGACCACGGACCGAGAGATTCCGGACCGAATGGTACAAAAGTCGAGTCTGTTCCAGAAGTTGAAATTGAAGAAACACAGGGTGAGGCGTTTAATGGGGAGCGTGGACAGTGCGATGGAGTCCGATGATGTCGTATCCAGTTTTGAGTCATCTGAGTTTGACCTGACGAGTCAACACTCGTCTAGTGACGAAGGTGACAGTGGTTATGGGAGCACCAGGGACAGACGGAGGAAACTAGTGAAGACTCATCAGAAATGTGATATCAAAGCCTCAACGACATCTGTGAAGGATGCAAGAAAGGAGCATGCCCCAAAGTCGAAACAGGCACCGCCTTTTGGTTTTGCATATTATGGAATTACGCCGGATATGATCAGTGGCCAGAATGTGTCGCATCCAGAATCTGAAGCCGACCAAAGACATGCAAATGTAGGATTTATTCCAGTTCTAACTCATATGTTTCCTCAGTATCCGGGGAGTGTCGGGAATACCGTGGACACTGAATCATCGGGACAAAACGAACCACCTAACACTAGTGGTATAAAACCGGTAATTCTAACTCAGTTCCCACCAACATTCATCATGACAGCCAAAGGGCCCGTGCCTATCATCAGCAACTGTGGTCCGGGAGGATTTCCACAGTTTCCAATGTTAAACATGAATCATTCGGAACAGAAAAAGACAGAgcagtttgttcaaatggttACTCCTAATCAGTTGGCTGGGATGCAAGTATCTCAGGGTCAGTGTGAAAACCAAAGTCAAACAGATGATACATATACCCAAAAGGAACAGCTGAAAACAAAGACACAGGATTATAGTTTCATAGAACATTATACAAACGGAAGTTTTGTATACAAAGGTATTCTTAAAAAGGGGGATTGCATGACTTCAGAGAATGATCCTTTCCCGATGGCAACGGTGTCGCAAGCATGTCCCAACGACGAACAAGAGGAACAGCTTGTGTGTGCCATCTGCAATGACCGAGCGACCGGTCTCCATTATGGCATCATTACATGTGAAGG GTGTAAAGGTTTCTTCAAACGAACGGTTCAGAATAAACGAGTGTACAACTGTGTCGGGAATGGGAACTGTGTGATAAACAAGCTGCAACGGAACAGATGTCAATTCTGTCGCTTCAAGAAGTGTCTGCAGATGGGGATGGTCTTAGCAG CTGTACGAGAAGATAGAATGCCTGGTGGACGGAATTCAGGGGCTGTTTATAATCTTTACAAG GTAAAATACAAGAAACACAAGAAGAAAGACCAGATGGTAAAACTGTTCAAGGAACAAGTCGCCCAGATCAAAGTTGATGGCAGTGGTAATAAAATCGAAACGGAAATGGTTACAGAAAGTAAAAGACTACCCGTGCCATTTCGAGTCTCATTCAACAAAGAAGGCATGCCGCAATTTGTTCAAAAAGAACACAGATCCCAATTCAGGCCAGGCAGCACCTTCTCCAGAAGTGCAAAGCTCTCGACGTCAAAACAAATACCATGGGAATCGGACATGGATAGGACTTCTGTGCCTTCAGAAACAGAACTGTCACAAATCACATATTCGCGTGCCTCTTGCTCTACAAATTCTATGTGTAGCTCAGATGGACAGACGCCCATTTTACCGAGCGCTGCTAGTAGTTTTACTGACGAAGAACAGTGTTATGTTCCTACAGAGTCTCTAGGTGGCCAAACGTGTTTGACCTATGACAAACGCTACGCTAATGACTCGGCCAATGGTGGATCATCAGTTCTAGCTCAAAGATCTGTTCACGCAAATTGTAGAAAAAATAACCATTTGTTAAGCTTGTTGGAATCGAGTCACCCTCCAATTAAGGACGAGAGTGAGCCACGCTATAAAACGCAATGCAACTCTACGGTTACATCACAAGCCAACTGTTTTACATATCGGACGGTTCCTCAGTATACTAGAGAAACAGCACCGGAATTTTCATTTGCTAAACCTGATGGTATGCAAAAGTGTATGGACTTCAATATCGCTCGAACGACAACAGATTCCGTTCCTATGGTTAATGATCCTCATCGTTTATTGAGTTCCAGGACTAGTATTGAAGGTATAGCGACAGATAGAGACGAGCTTAACTCGCAGACAAGGGAAAATGTGGATCGGAGCGATGATGTAACAGAATCTATGTGCGGGCATTACAAATGCCATGCCACACAATTATGCCATTATCAGCAAGGAAATTTCCCTCGGGTAAAAAACAGGGAGGCATCTGAACGAGACACCTATAAACAGCTGACACGGGATTGTCGATTGTCAGACTACGCTACGAATGAGGATCGGTTTTCGTCGACCCTTGTTACACAAAAAGCTTGTCAATTAAAGCGCTATTCGCTTGACAATTCATTTTCTGAGCATCTATCGGAAACACAAGATCAGAAATCATTAGAGGAATGCTGCAAAGAGACACAAAGCTATCCACCAAGCGAATGCTTATCGCATCCTCTGATAAATGACTATACCAGCGAAAGGCGGTATTATCCATGTAAATCGGATACTCAGGGGTTTGTACAACGCCTAACATCACAAGAAACAGTGGCACATCGTTATCGAAACACCAACCACTCACCAGAAACACTGAAAACGAATGATTCAAACGAAAGACAGAATACTTTTGCTCAAAACTATTTACAAGATCAACGTTCTTTACCACTAAGCACGGGGAGTATTGGTCTACCAACACCAGACCAGGGGACGTGTGACTGCAGACATTCAGGACATAATCCCGAAGCTACCGCTGGTATACAAACGGGCGATGCGACTGGCAATGATATGAAAACAAGCCGTGTTAGTTTGTCACACCAAGACATTAAATCGCTGCCGTCCTGGCACCCACAACACGGCGAACATCCGGATTATCGGTCAGAACCTGTGTGGAATATTGATAGGCAAACGCCGGTAAATCACGAGGGAAAACTTGCGCTCAGCAACAAGAGATCCCATGATAATTCTAATATAAACCAACGGCACGAGTTGTTGATCAATCAAAATCGTTTCCACGATGGCCACTGTTGTAAAATGACATGTGACTCTTTTCATCGTATCAACGAGCCGGCACCAGACAACCACACGCCAGAGGAAGAGCAGGTGCTTGCTGAGAATCATAGGTCGGACCGGAACGTGCATAAGGATGGTTTACGATTTAATTCGACAATATCGGACAGAACGAGTTTTGAATCACGAATTCACGCAAGTGAATCGTCTCTTTCTTCGTCAGACCAAGAACTTCGTACACCAGAAATTCACCGTCAGTTGATTCAGGGACTTGTGGATTGTAACACATTGTTGAATATTTCCGGTTCCATCAATTTCGACGATAACGATTGGATACAATCAGATATGACAAACAATTTCTGTCGTCTTGCCGATGAAATTGTAGACAAATTAGTGGCATGGACAAGGCATCTGCCTTTTTACAACGATATCCCACTGAACGTCCAATCCCGAATCCTCACGAACCGCTGGCACGAACTGCTGGTGTTGATTACAACATCTCGTCGGACACTAGCTCTCCAAGAGGACCATCGGTCGTCTGATATGACCTATAAAATGCTGCTGAATTTAAACATGCAGAAGCTCGACAGCTACCTGTCGAGGATGTATAAGGAGCCCGTAAATCTGGACAAACACAAAGTCCAGGACATCATGGAACGATTGACTATGATCATGTTCAGATTTCTGCAGATGCGAATTGGAGTCCGGGAATTTGTGTCGCTACAAGTTATCCTGCTGCTCAATCACA aTGAATCCGCATATCATGCGAAAGTCGAAAGCATACAGAATAGGTACACGAAGGCCTTAGAGTGGTACGTGAAGAGAACATTTCCCCAGGATCCGACAAGACTTAGAGAACTGCTTATCAGATTACCAGAGATCCAAACCGCATCAAGCTTGCTTTTGAAGAACAAAATGATCTACATTCCTTTCTTCATCAATGCATGA
- the LOC117321579 gene encoding microsomal glutathione S-transferase 1-like, whose product MASTLTFDNPVFAQFAFYGTVCVFKTMVMSLITIKQRLSRKVVANMEDRLVKGQTTIFNDVVVERTRRCHQNDVENVIPFILVGVLYVLTGPDPWWAAFHFRLFTGCRICHTIAYLFAIPQPARASMFGIGWLTVVSMGVSVLMRGKF is encoded by the exons ATGGCGTCCACACTCACTTTTGACAATCCTGTGTTCGCACAATTCGCATTTTATGGAACTGTATGTGTGTTCAAGACGATGGTTATGAGCCTGATCACGATAAAACAGCGTCTGAGTAGGAAG GTGGTCGCCAACATGGAGGACAGGCTTGTCAAGGGTCAAACAACCATCTTTAATGACGTCGTCGTAGAACGAACAAGAAG ATGCCATCAGAATGACGTAGAGAATGTTATTCCGTTTATCCTGGTGGGCGTGCTGTACGTACTGACAGGTCCCGATCCATGGTGGGCTGCCTTCCACTTCCGGTTATTTACTGGATGTAGGATTTGTCACACAATAGCTTACCTATTTGCTATTCCTCAACCTGCGCGTGCATCCATGTTCGGCATCGGCTGGCTCACTGTCGTATCAATGGGCGTGTCTGTTTTAATGCGCGGGAAATTCTGA